The Musa acuminata AAA Group cultivar baxijiao chromosome BXJ2-2, Cavendish_Baxijiao_AAA, whole genome shotgun sequence genome has a segment encoding these proteins:
- the LOC135604762 gene encoding probable polygalacturonase yields the protein MGHQPNSGYLIELMYCKQVLISNITLVNSPSWNVHPVYSSHVIVSGITILAPVNSPNTDGIDPDSSSNVRIEDCYIVSGDDCIAIKSGWDEYGIAFNMSSKHIVIRRLTCISPTSAVIALGSEMSGGIQDVRAEDITAIHSESGVRIKTTIGRGAYVKDIFVRRMNLHTMKWVFWMTGTYGQHPDDKFDPKAIPVVQNISYSNVVAENVTMAAKLEGIPGAPFTGICIYNVTAEVVKSKKPIWNCTDVEGVSSHVTPTPCAQIPEYPDRITHCPFPEDDLPVNGVGLEECAYQRAKP from the exons atgggccatcagcccaacagtgGATACCTCATTGAATTGATGTACTGCAAACAAGTGCTGATTTCCAACATTACATTGGTTAACTCTCCATCGTGGAATGTCCATCCAGTGTACAGCAG CCACGTAATCGTCTCAGGCATCACAATTCTTGCACCGGTCAACTCTCCCAACACTGATGGGATCGATCCAG ACTCATCCTCCAATGTCCGCATTGAGGACTGCTACATAGTCTCAGGCGATGACTGCATCGCCATTAAAAGCGGTTGGGATGAGTACGGGATTGCATTCAACATGTCAAGCAAACACATAGTGATCAGACGGCTCACCTGCATCTCCCCCACGAGCGCTGTCATCGCCCTGGGAAGCGAGATGTCGGGAGGAATCCAAGATGTCCGGGCCGAAGACATCACGGCCATCCACTCCGAATCCGGCGTCAGGATCAAGACGACCATCGGAAGGGGAGCTTACGTGAAGGACATATTCGTGAGAAGAATGAATCTGCACACAATGAAGTGGGTCTTCTGGATGACGGGCACCTACGGGCAGCACCCGGACGACAAATTTGATCCGAAAGCCATTCCGGTGGTGCAGAATATCAGTTACAGCAACGTGGTGGCCGAGAACGTGACCATGGCCGCGAAGCTGGAGGGGATTCCCGGCGCGCCCTTCACCGGAATATGCATCTACAATGTGACGGCGGAGGTGGTGAAGTCGAAGAAGCCGATTTGGAACTGCACCGACGTGGAGGGCGTATCGAGTCACGTGACGCCCACTCCCTGTGCGCAGATTCCGGAATATCCAGATCGTATAACGCATTGCCCCTTCCCTGAAGATGATCTACCTGTGAATGGTGTTGGGCTAGAGGAGTGTGCTTATCAGAGAGCCAAACCATGA